Within the Desulforegula conservatrix Mb1Pa genome, the region CTGCGGCCTTACACCTTAGCCTTCTTGCTGCCGGGCTGAAACCTGGTGACGAAGTCATCACAACTCCCATGACATTTTGTGCGACAGTAAATGCAATTATTCATTCAGGAGCGACACCTGTTCTTGCGGACATAGATCCTTTGACCATGAATATTGATCCTGCGTGCATAGAAAATAAAATAAATGCAAAAACAAAGGCCATCATTCCGGTTCATTTTGCTGGAAGGCCATGCGACATGAACGCATTGTGCGATATTGCAAACAGGCATGGACTCAGGATAATCGAGGATTGTGCCCACGCCATAGAAACTGAGTATAAGGGAAGAAAAGCCGGTACATTTGGTGATTTCGGGTGTTTTTCCTTTTATGTGACTAAAAATATTGTCACAGGCGAAGGAGGGATTGTTCTTGCAAACCGCGAGGAAGATTTTTCAAGAATAAAGATTCTCGCCCTTCATGGTATGAGCAAGGATGCTTGGAAAAGATTTTCGGATGAGGGCTACAAGCATTATCAGGTTGTTGAATGCGGTTTTAAATATAATATGATGGATCTTCAGGCTGCCATAGGGATAAGGCAGATGGCAAAGATTGAAGAATACTGGCTAAGACGTAAAAA harbors:
- a CDS encoding DegT/DnrJ/EryC1/StrS family aminotransferase — its product is MREGFLVFGSPVIGDEEIEEVVDSMKSAWLGTGPKVAKFEKIFSEYKNVPYAAAVNSCTAALHLSLLAAGLKPGDEVITTPMTFCATVNAIIHSGATPVLADIDPLTMNIDPACIENKINAKTKAIIPVHFAGRPCDMNALCDIANRHGLRIIEDCAHAIETEYKGRKAGTFGDFGCFSFYVTKNIVTGEGGIVLANREEDFSRIKILALHGMSKDAWKRFSDEGYKHYQVVECGFKYNMMDLQAAIGIRQMAKIEEYWLRRKKIWEEYSAAFSDLPVTLPADIPSDIKHAYHLYTILIDEEKTGISRDEFLNAMHRLNIGTGVHYLSVPEHPYYQEAFGWKPEDYPNAMKIGRSTVSIPLSAKLTDKDVADVILAVKSILAR